TTAAAGCTCCATACTATACAATGAAAGTTGCCCTGATTAGTCGTGACTTGCAGAAACGAATGgatttttatgaaaacaaaatataatacTAAAGTTCAACGAGCAGTGTTAagcaatatatcttaaaattaaTGTCCATAAATCTCACCTGTCTTATGTCCTCTCCTGGATGTTTGGGCAAATGGTTTTTCAATCAAATGATCACCTGCTTAAGGTTTTGGAAGAAACCATTGAGCTGAGGGACTGGGGGTGGTGACGGTGTGttaggtttttacatttttttatttttattttgtattttgtgaggaggcatgtgttaaaacaatatgAGATGGAAAATACAGTTTGATGCGttcatgtagaaaaaaaaaatcaaatcaacgTGTTTAACAATGTATTAGATAGCTTTGTTTCAGTGGAAGAAGCCCCAGCAATAAAGTAATGGTTTGTTCTTCACGAGCTCTGCACATAAAATGCTGCTTGGTCCAAACTTTAGGGGGGTTGTTGCTGTTGAGAGACTGGAAATTACTTGTTTCTCCACAAAGGataacagaagagaaaaaaaacagcataactaGACCTGTGCTCTACCGTCAAACTAACATGTAAGAGAAATACAAGTTTGCATGAATTgctcacaaaaaaaatcatcctaTATTAAAAATGGACGTTTAAATGAGTGTATAAATTTGAGCAaattaaaatagtattttttcagttttgtcctgatAGAAATTGGTGTTAATCACAATGGGATTCGTCACCATGACTTAAGTGGGAAGAGCTAGATCTTAAATAAAGGTTATCTGTTGTTCCTttagtaatttaattttttttttccctaaataaGTTGTTTCAGTTGTTCACAGAAATGATATGTCCTTAAATATCTATATTGTAAAAAAGGCGTGTTTGTTTCTCTCTGCAGGCGTGTTGGCTCAGGAGAATCTTCCAAAGGATGCGTTTGCTCGGGGCTCCTCCTACATCGCCGCTTCATATGTCAAATTCCTGGAGAGTGCAGGAGCCCGTGTTGCACCCATACGGTGAGGCAACAGAAGTCATAATGAGAAGAATTCATTCATTAAAATCAagacttttttaatttagtttttccagTATTGTTATAGATACATACTcctttttaaacgtttttacctcaacctttttttgttaGTAAAGCAATAACTAAAGTAATGTTTACAATCTGACTTGGTTGTAAATATTTGTTATCATCAGCGACGTGGTTTGCAAAGAGAGAAAAGTTGAATTTGAttaactattttctttttgtgctttttgttctTTACCAGAATTAACTTAACAGATGAAGAATATACTAAGCTTTTCCAATCAATAAATGGGTGAGTGgaggttttctttttacttatttctatttaaataaaatcccTTTCGATCTTTGAGTTATTACTCTTCAAAGCAGAGCAGAAACAATCTTGTTTTACAGCTACAATAAAGTCTGCAATGCAAAATGTTGCTAACAATCACAGAAACTAGCATCTgctcatttgtttttacttacGTATACAAAGTTCCTGTGTATTTCTTGGCTGAACAACTAGTATTTAAGATTGCTTGTGAACGATTGTACAGAGAAGTGTCCTTTTAATGTATCTTTATgtaatgtttatttctgtttatggTGTAATCTCTCGAAAATGTCTAAAAACTGTAAACTCCAATCATTTTCTTTGCCGTTTTCTCAGGCTTCTGCTGCCAGGAGGAGATGTAGATATTCAGAAGTCACAGTTCAGTCGAGTTTCCAAGATCTTCTACAGCATGGCTATAAGGGTATGATATTTAATGTGTAGATGCAGCTTCTGAGCTTCATTACAACCGCTACAAGTCTGAATTCTGAAAGAAAAGGAAgcatttttagataaaaaaaaaacatgtgaactACAAGCCTTTTAAACCAAATTTACACTTTATTCACAACAAAACATCGATAATAGTATTTATTAACATGAGAAATATATTGAAAACAATATGTAGAATGATTAAACTCACACTTTAATCCAGAAAATGTGctctttttaaatgtgatgCCTACTGCAGATCTGGAGTAATTTGGGCAGAGATGAGTTTATTGTACGTCAGttcttctttagaaaaaaaaagagttctggGTGTTAGGagctttgttgttgttatttttggcCGCAGTCTTTTGCTAAAGACTTTGGTTATCTTCTGAGTATTTAGTTTAATGATGCTCCAAACGTTTCCTAAAGGTGAAGGTGAAGGCTTTGCAATGCCTGAACTCTTACAAGATGAAGCCATGGTTTGTAGAAAGTAGGTCTTGCCTGACAAAGATAAGATTTAGTGGGTGATAAATGTTCTCTAAAGTCTTAAATGTAGTTTTACTATGTAATATTAATCCAAAAAGTGCATGTTGTCCATAGACTTATGTACACCTAGACCATCAGAGATTCTGGTTTGAGAACGGAACCCCCTTTAAGGTCCCTCTGCTCTTTAACCAGGAGGATGTGGAGGACAAACAAGATTGTTCCGTTTGAACTGGTCCGACCATAAAACACTTTGCAACTTTCTATCACAGATGAGTCTAGGTCCACAAAACACTACAGCACTTCTAGACcacattcaaatattttttttccaatttgtttttattgcaaacaaaaagagaatTGTTACATACATGAAACACAATGAAACAAAGATACAGTTTCATATTTGTAATACAACATGGCCAGTTTCAACAACAATACAACGCACctcgaaccccccccccccccttctccatGGTTTGCAAGACAAGGATAAGATATATATTGTCCAATATAACAAAAGCATATCTCTATGTGATCAACTCGATGGCCAAATCGATCAGCCAAGTGgcaacataaaataaagaaatatagcAACATATAAAGCTGAtgtgatatttatatgaaagaaaaagaataataataatactaagaGTGCTAATAATATTTAAGAACAGTTGGAATATTTTAAACTATAAACTACTGAGATGTGATGGTAGAATGTGAAGAGGCCTCAGGTAGAATTCTGAGTTTGTCAAAGTGATCTAAAACCGCGCCCCAGATTGAGAAAAATTTGTCCTTCGATCCCTgaactgaatattttattttttcaagttgCAATAGTTGCATTAGATCAGTCAGCCACTGGGAAACCCTGGGTGGGTCCTTAGATTTCCAGTGCAATAATATACGGCGCCTTGCTATTAGAGTAGCAAAAGCAAGAatgtctttttgtctttttcttaatGTATCTGGGTTTTGGTGTGAACCACCAAATATGGCTGCTTCTGCACTAGGCTGTAAACTGATATCGAGTGCGTctgataaagttttaaaaattgtagaccAATAATTCACCAGAGCAGAGCATGACCAGAACATGTGGGTTAGATTGGCTGGGCTATTTTGACATCTGTCACAATTTGCACTCAGATGAGGATAACCACATTCAAATATACCTCAGTTTTTGAATAATTTTGCTCAAGTTGTTATCTGCAGAAATCACATTTGCTGTGATAATCTGCCTTTTCCCTATTTTGTGTTCAAGATTTTTTGCACTGTAGATGAGGAAATTTGCAACGCTTTTGCAATTGAATGTTAAACCTAGATTTTTACAATCTTTTAACTCACCATGACACATTTTAGAGCATCTGTCCATCTTTGTAAAATTCTGTAACAATTTGCATCAGACATTTCAAACACGTGACTGGTTGATTCATTAGCGTTTTTTCATCTaaatgtttttcaagttttgtgtttttctaaccGTTGTctgtttttgctattttaagATCTGTAAAGATTGcattgaggagaaaaaaaagccaatttgAATGGgggaaaaagtacttttttccaGTTAAAACCTAAAGGCTAAAGAATTAACCTTGTCAGAATTTAGGTTGTAAAGTGTTCCTtcagtaaaagtttttaaattggaATCAAATCACTAACAGAAActagaaaataacagttttgcAAACATTCCTGTTCATAAATCactacagtttctttttttttatatatttctccCGTAGGCCAATGATGCTGGAGACTACTTTCCTATCTGGGGAACTTGCCAAGGTTTCCAGCAGCTCACCGTCCTTACAGCCAATAAAAATCTGCTTACTCTGACTGACACCAAAGCCGTGGCTCTGCCTCTCAAATTCAcaacaggtttttctttttcttctgactTGAAAGCACAACTCTGTGAACAGTATTTAGCTCATAAGAACCCATGgagacatcagtgtaacagaaaatatcagaaatggattctgtggtcgACACGTTTTGTGgaaaattacacattttatttttaagaaaaattgggtctgggttcttatgggttaaatatttatttaaaattcctctcaaaagcctcattttgaggcacaaagaaaaaatgcatgaaCTAGCGATACCAACAACAAGTTTAATGCTACTTTCTCACTCGTGTTCAAGAACAAGTGTTGAAcctatagtgttcacactggtcaagcagggaggggcttgttctttgttttttttccctactgtttactagctcatgtctgccatctacagttggaagaggcccAAAACAGGCATTTACGTGCAATTATAGAGACGTTTCATTGGAAGGGGTCGCTTGAATGTTGCCGAGTGAGGTGTGAACGAAGGAAAGCAGGAAAGTGTCTGTGCCGTCAGACTATTTGTAGCTAAAATCTAATTTGAAAAATTTTAagatgattattatttttaaataaacacaaattccATCTGTGTTGTAGTAAAAAATTAGAACAACACTTTACCACTTTTACTGTAGGACCATATTAAAGTAAAGATACCTGCAACAAGCAGGATCCATTCTAGAATCtgtgtttctttaaaatgtattattagtCTGTAAAATCAGAAACAAGGAGAAGACAGGGCaagctttcatttttcagttgACCCTTATACATTTCAAACCCTCAAGATGGCTTTGGATTGTAGCTTCCCCCATGAGTGGAGTTGGAACATCAGAACATTAGACGAGGAACACAGAAAGACCTCAGTTGTGCCCAAATGTTGATGTCCAAAAATAACCAGTTACTCTTGGGAGGGCCCAACTATGCTttgattctgtttaaaaaaaaatagttgtatTTGATAAAGTTCTACCAAACAAGTTTAAAAGCTTGCAAGGGTCTCCAAGCAGTCGAGACTTAACCGGACATTATTGTGTTTTCACTCTACAGCAGCCAAGTCCAGCCGATTGTTCCGGAGTTTTCCCAAAGACCTGTTGCAGTCTCTGGCTAATGAAAACATCACTTCCAACTTCCACAGCTGGAGTCTTTCAGTTCAGGTTTTTGGTCTCTCCtcctcattttgttttcttccatggccatgacagctttaaaaaaatactgttgtACCTGTTAAACCCTTCAGATGGAAGCCAATTGATGAACAGTGCCCACGGAAATTATTTTTACTCCAGGGAGGATGAATATAGGATAAAGCAAAATTCAATCTATCAAATTCAGGGGTTAAGGAAATGAAAACCTGCGAAGACTGTCCCAGAAGTTATTATTATATTCACCTTTAACAGTATAGGAATctattaaactaaaaaaaaaaacataaccttTGGCAGACTTGCTATACCATAaatcaaaaaccaaaccaaTCTGTGTTTTAACCTACAGAACTACAGCAAGAACGCCAAGCTGAAGCGGTTTTACCGGGTCCTGTCAATAAACAGTGATGGGAGGAAAGAGTTCATCTCCACCATGGAAGGTACCAGACCTCATTGACTAGAAGGATTCCCATCACATCAGCCCCCTGCACTGAACGTTCCTGCTACACATGAATATCAGCTCAAAATTTGACCTCTAGATGGCACAGCATTCCCGTtactaacatttttatttttgtgaattttaatccaatttctttttttttaaaatggaatgCTGACAATAATTTTGCATTTCCACAGCCAACCGTTACCCATTTTATGCCGTTCAGTGGCATCCAGAGAAAAGCACCTTCGAGTGGATTGATAAGCCCGGCATGGTTCACTCCTTCGCCGCCATAAGAACCAGTTTCTACACGGCTAGCTTCTTTGTATCTGAAGGTAAAGCAGAACATTTCTTAgtacttttttcatttcattactTTGTTTGTCAATGTTTGCTTTAACTCTGGGAAGAAGATAAAATGATGTAAAATCAAATTAGTTGGAATTGTTCTTCTGGATACTTTGGTAAAAAAGAACCAAACTGTAAAGTGTTTGTAAATCTAAGTTTTTATCCCTAAAGTCATTGGAAAATGtgtagatttttttcccttctttagTTTCATAATATCACATAAGTTCTTCAAAATGGCAATTATcatgaaatatttcataaattaatatttttgaaggtggatttgatgaaaataaacatggataaaaaatacattttcagtcatgAAAAGACttcaagaaaattaaaataggaaataaaaaaaaaaatcaggcaaaaatatttagattttcaTCTTTTAGATAAATAGCTAATGTTTTGATTGCCACCAAAGAATGTCAGACAATTCTATGTCTCATCTTATCTCTCAAATTAGCAAGAAATATCTCTGCAAGGAGCATCCACAAACTTTCTGCACATCCTGTGTACAATAGTGCAGACTAAAAGCTCAACTCTGGGCATAAAGAACACTTCCATGTTCTGACTATCTGACTTATGTTGTCactatgtttttctgtttcacactaaaacattaaaaaagaaaaagaaaaaaaatcttactcTGCCactgccggtcccaagcccggctaACAAAAGAGGAGGGGTAAGTGAGACTTTATAGTGAATAACCACAAatatgtcacaaaaaaggagataaaaataagtaaataaatatgttcatAAAAGGAAAGGGGATCACTAACATCAGCCAATATGCTTTATTCTGGGAGAGTCATGAATGTGCACCCCAAATTAGAAAAGATTTAGATGAAAATTTTTCAAGAACCACTAACTCTAAAACTGAAAGTTTAACCTGACGGTGGCACTACAGCAAAGGTCATATCATCACCAAAACCAATAGGGTTCAGACTCTTGTGGTCATTAATGTTGTCAGTAAATTTGAGAAGATTTGTAtgaaaacttttcaagataCATTAATGCTAATTTAAAAGTTTTGCCTGATGGTGGTGCTAGAGAACAGGTCAACCCACTGATCTGTTTCATTATCaggggttatttatatattcaacaaataaacaatgtgcCTGACACAAAAAACTTggttaaggcaaggcaaggcaagtttatttgtatagcacaattcgtacacaaagtaattcaaggtgcttcacaaaacagaaaaatgcattaaaatcacaatacatcatagaaataatcaacataaaatttactttaaaagaaaaggaagaagaaaaaaaagatttaaaaagaaaggaaggaaagaaaggtgcagataggacctttcagtcatatacacggctaaacagaaatgttttaagtctagatttgaacatgaacacagaagaggcctgtcttacgccttcagggaggctgttccagattttagctgcagaatattgaaacgctgattccccttgtttagttctgactctgggaatcaacaggaggccggcccctgttgtcctcagagtacgagatggttcatatggcactaacatgtcagagatgtactttggtgcgtggccatggagagacttgtacacaagcagagctgctttgaagtctattctttgaggtacagggagccagtgcaaagacctgagcacaggactaatgtgatcatacttcctggttttggtcaggactcgagcagcagcattctggatgtactgaagctgttttacagctcgtttggacaggccggtgagcaggccgttacagtagtctaacctactggagacaaatgcatggataagtatctccaggtctcgctttgagattatgtttttgattttggcaatgtttttcaggtggtaaaatgccgcggatgttactgacttgatatggctgttaaagttcaggtcagagtccatgattacccctagatttctgacttgatttgagggtttgagagacagagaatgaaggtagctgctgacaatttctctttgtttctgtgggccaaaaacaataacttcggtcttgtctgagtttagctggagaaagttgttctgcatccacgcgctgatctgttggaggcagtggctgagtgaatccaccggccaatattcacctgttgtcagtgacacatagatctgagtatcatctgcatagttgtgataagatatgttattactgcgtattaactgccctagtggcagcatgtagaggttgaacagaaggggtcccaggatcgatccctggggcacaccacaattcaagcccatgtagtctgagacacaactcccaatttcaacaaaatatttcctgtcttctagataagacttgagccaacttagggcagatccagagatgccaacccagtcttggagtctgtgcaaaaggatcccatgatcaacagtatcaaaggcagcgctcaggtctagcaggattaagacagagacttttccatcatcagtgttcaggcggatgtcattggttaccttgataagagcagtttctgtgctatgatggggtctaaaacctgactggaaaacatcaaacgaattgtttaataagagaaagt
The nucleotide sequence above comes from Oryzias latipes chromosome 5, ASM223467v1. Encoded proteins:
- the LOC101175559 gene encoding gamma-glutamyl hydrolase, translating into MGRPAAAVFAVLLAAVLACAPGRSQQLTDRPIIGVLAQENLPKDAFARGSSYIAASYVKFLESAGARVAPIRINLTDEEYTKLFQSINGLLLPGGDVDIQKSQFSRVSKIFYSMAIRANDAGDYFPIWGTCQGFQQLTVLTANKNLLTLTDTKAVALPLKFTTAAKSSRLFRSFPKDLLQSLANENITSNFHSWSLSVQNYSKNAKLKRFYRVLSINSDGRKEFISTMEANRYPFYAVQWHPEKSTFEWIDKPGMVHSFAAIRTSFYTASFFVSEAKKNQHHFSSTAEEEKALIYNFLPVFRGTDSIFVQNYYFD